One part of the Raphanus sativus cultivar WK10039 chromosome 7, ASM80110v3, whole genome shotgun sequence genome encodes these proteins:
- the LOC130497627 gene encoding uncharacterized protein LOC130497627: MGKYAELLDAGVRIAARFHSHCPQTARLYYHPPSDNHHHHHGVTDLIGGGVFGGSGQDSTGLVGGLVTGTAASCGLKSSQGYEDARDLLLFSFV, from the coding sequence ATGGGGAAATACGCGGAGCTGTTGGATGCAGGCGTGAGAATAGCCGCGAGGTTTCATTCTCACTGTCCCCAGACAGCGCGTCTCTATTACCATCCTCCTTCcgacaaccaccaccaccatcacgGCGTCACTGATTTAATCGGAGGTGGAGTCTTTGGTGGGTCGGGTCAAGATTCGACCGGGTTGGTTGGTGGGTTAGTAACCGGAACTGCTGCTAGTTGCGGTCTCAAGTCTTCTCAAGGGTATGAAGACGCTAGAGATCTCTTGTTATtctcttttgtttga